The following proteins come from a genomic window of Malus sylvestris chromosome 4, drMalSylv7.2, whole genome shotgun sequence:
- the LOC126618126 gene encoding uncharacterized mitochondrial protein AtMg00810-like, with product MRKFVSVINSLAAVFDLKDMGNLTYFLGLQIQYHAYGSLFVNQYKYIKELLKKAGMEHCKPTSTPSKPHSQLLTTEGTPLSDPTQYRSLVGALQYLTFTRPDFAHSVNVVCQYMTNPSESHMHLVKIIMRYLQGTFNCGLTYTQSPDFQINAYSDSDWAADINTWRSITGYIVYLGLNPILWQSKK from the coding sequence ATGAGAAAATTTGTGTCTGTCATTAATAGTCTTGCAGCTGTGTTTGACTTAAAAGATATGGGAAACTTGACATATTTCTTGGGACTTCAGATTCAATATCATGCATATGGGTCCTTGTTCGTGAATCaatacaaatacataaaagAATTGTTGAAAAAGGCTGGAATGGAGCACTGTAAACCAACTTCCACACCCTCAAAACCTCACTCACAGCTACTTACAACTGAAGGCACACCATTGTCTGATCCTACTCAATATAGAAGCTTGGTTGGGGCTTTGCAGTACCTCACTTTTACAAGACCCGATTTTGCACACTCAGTAAATGTAGTATGTCAATATATGACTAATCCTTCAGAGTCTCATATGCATCTGGTGAAAATAATTATGAGGTATCTACAGGGTACATTCAACTGTGGGTTGACATACACTCAGTCTCCTGATTTTCAAATCAATGCTTACTCTGATTCAGATTGGGCAGCAGATATCAACACATGGAGGTCTATTACTGGTTATATTGTTTATTTGGGACTCAATCCAATATTGTGGCAGTCGAAGAAATAG